TCGCTGATTTTAACCCCACCCTGCTTGATGATGGCGCAAATGGAGCGCAACAGGTGCTGGTTGGTACCCATGCGACCCGTCACCCCGTTCATGATAATCCCTACGTTATGCACTTTTACTTCACTCATTTATATGTCCTCCGTATTAAATCTATTTTTACCGAATCACAACCGATGCCGCGAGCGCCAGGGCCTCACGGGTTAACTGCTCAATGGCACCCCAATCCTTAGCCACAATCATCTTCTTCTCCACGATCCATGACCCACCGATGGCTGCGACGGACGGACGCTCCAGATAGGAACGCATGTTATTGAGGCCAATCCCACCCGTCGGTAGAAACTTAACACCGGTATGGGCATAGGGACCTTCCAACGCCTTCAGCATGGTCACTCCACCAGCCGCCTCAGCGGGGAAAAACTTCAGAATACGGCAGTTCATCGCCAAGGCCTGCTCCACCTCGGACGGTGTCATCACGCCGGGAAACATCAGGATGCCGGCCTTAGCGGCGGCATTCACCACGATTTCATTCAATCCGGGCGCCAAGGCATAGCTGGCACCGGCATCGGCCGCGCGCTTCAACTGATCCGCCCCGAGAACGGTCCCCGCACCCAACAGAATTTCAGGAAACCGTTTGGCAATCCTCTTGATGGAGCCCTCCGCTGCGGCCGTACGGAAGGTGATTTCCATGATATCGAGACCGGCCTTGAGGAGCGCCTCCGCCAACGGTTCAGCCTGCTCTTCATGATCCAGTACAATCACCGGGACAATACGTTTACGGGCGATACGTTCTAACATCGTTTTGCTTTTATCATTCATAGTGGCTTCTCCGTGCATTGCGGCCTTGCTCCAACAGGCAAAGCGGGAGCTTCAATACCCGCTTTTGGCAAAGTCCCGGCTAGTTCC
The window above is part of the bacterium genome. Proteins encoded here:
- the eda gene encoding bifunctional 4-hydroxy-2-oxoglutarate aldolase/2-dehydro-3-deoxy-phosphogluconate aldolase; its protein translation is MNDKSKTMLERIARKRIVPVIVLDHEEQAEPLAEALLKAGLDIMEITFRTAAAEGSIKRIAKRFPEILLGAGTVLGADQLKRAADAGASYALAPGLNEIVVNAAAKAGILMFPGVMTPSEVEQALAMNCRILKFFPAEAAGGVTMLKALEGPYAHTGVKFLPTGGIGLNNMRSYLERPSVAAIGGSWIVEKKMIVAKDWGAIEQLTREALALAASVVIR